Proteins from one Mesoplodon densirostris isolate mMesDen1 chromosome 1, mMesDen1 primary haplotype, whole genome shotgun sequence genomic window:
- the CISD1 gene encoding CDGSH iron-sulfur domain-containing protein 1 isoform X2, translated as MSMTSSVRVEWIAAVTIAAGTAAVGYLAYKRLYVKDHRNKSMVNPHIQKDNPKVVHAFDMEDLGDKAVYCRCWRSKKFPLCDGSHTKHNEETGDNVGPLIIKKKDT; from the exons TTGAATGGATTGCAGCGGTTACCATTGCTGCTGGGACAGCTGCAGTTGGTTATCTAGCTTACAAAAGATTGTATGTCAAAGATCATCGCAACAAATCTATGGTAAACCCTCACATCCAGAAAGACAACCCCAAGGTAGTACATGCTTTTGACATGGAGGATTTGGGAGATAAAGCTGTGTACTGCCGTTGTTGGAGGTCCAAGAAG TTCCCACTCTGTGATGGCTCTCACACAAAACACAATGAAGAAACTGGAGACAACGTGGGACCTCtgatcattaagaaaaaagacacTTAA